A segment of the Daphnia pulex isolate KAP4 chromosome 10, ASM2113471v1 genome:
TGCTGGAAGTTAATGCGATGATGTgtcagtgctgctgctggagtaGAAGGTTGAGGTGGCCTCCATCCCGTCGAGTCAGGGGTTTCAGCGCCGGCTTGCAATCCGATTTGTGGTTCGGCCAATCCGCTACTTGGCATTCCCTGTAGACAACCGCacagtagaagaagaagaaatcgattcAATCAGtgtggaagaagaagtcggGAGCGAGAaactttgtccttttttttttacttgctgCAATAATGCTGACGGCGGCAGCGTGAGCAGCGATGGAGGGCCGGTTTGGCGCACAAAGTGCACGTACTACTGCCGGCAATATTCGTCTGtcgtcctgctgctgctgctgatgttgttgttgttggctcggttgttgttgtatgaCGACTTGTGCAATGGTCGAAGGTGGCTTCCAGGTGTTCCGGATCGTAAATGGCCGCCAACCTGAAATAATAACGACGACATTAGCATGTCATTAGCGGAATATGATGAGAGTTGACACAAAAACCGATGGATAGTTTCGGGTGATTCGTCGCTGAGAAACTGTCGTTGGCCATCCAGGATGGCAGTCCATTCGGCGGCCAGTTGCTTGAGCATGAGCTGTCTCATTTCGGCCACTAGTTCCAGGATGAAAGGCTTCTGCAGGCTGGAACCGGAATGACGCCAAACTTGATGGGCACCGACAATCGAGAGTTGGACCAGCCATTGTTCAAACTCAGCCAGCGGAGGAATTTGATCGATGACGTACGGATTCAAACTGGAGCGCAACTTTCATTCGtaacagaataaaaatagtcattttaaaaaattagatttaaaaaataatgaatggcTCACTTTGAGTAACTGCTGGCACCGGAAGTCGTTGAGGTCGTATTTGCGTGGGGCCACGGGACTCATCAGGAGGGACAATAGGAGGAGCCATAGGTGGGCAGCGACTGGATGGATCTGGCCACCGCTTGAGCCGGATGCTTCGTCGTGAGAGCAGCGACGCCATTGACCGTTGTCGTAGATTTCCAacatttcgtcgtcgtcgttccgGCTTCCGCTTTTATCATCACCGTCGCTTTGGCGTCTGACCCGCCGGATCCACGGTTGCTGGTCCATCAGTAGCTGGACCGCCAACAGCGGCACGTCCGTCGTCGTTAGCATCCGGGATGTAACGATTTCGGACAAACTGTAGGCATAAACCCAAAAATAACACGTAC
Coding sequences within it:
- the LOC124205094 gene encoding zinc finger MYND domain-containing protein 10-like — protein: MDYEEDQLIEQTRLCQLEELASDRWLLHHQAVVQLSLKAVSQTAQLREETVYAKLMEAEKVSLLVYDAILIEIWREEILPHLLKTESSLSPLMIYSVLYHEGAVISLLELLLYHSAACEALGDSIVDLLDYCHRTLLRSAAASASSRNHPSLADSPILKHLDVSHLEANIAIRCIAILRFLAGHADNLSEIVTSRMLTTTDVPLLAVQLLMDQQPWIRRVRRQSDGDDKSGSRNDDDEMLEIYDNGQWRRCSHDEASGSSGGQIHPVAAHLWLLLLSLLMSPVAPRKYDLNDFRCQQLLKLRSSLNPYVIDQIPPLAEFEQWLVQLSIVGAHQVWRHSGSSLQKPFILELVAEMRQLMLKQLAAEWTAILDGQRQFLSDESPETIHRLAAIYDPEHLEATFDHCTSRHTTTTEPTTTTSAAAAGRQTNIAGSSTCTLCAKPALHRCSRCRRQHYCSKECQVADWPNHKSDCKPALKPLTRRDGGHLNLLLQQQH